From the genome of Ectobacillus sp. JY-23, one region includes:
- a CDS encoding transposase — protein MKKAYFIEIKPTTQQIAKINQTIGVCRYVYNLYLAKNKELYQREKKFMSGYDFSKWLNNIHTKEYDKWIKEVSSKAVKQAIMNGDKAFNRFFKGLSKFPSYKKKKNQNVKCYFPKNNKTDWTVERHRIKIPTIGWIKLKEYGYIPKDAIVKSGTVSQQAGRYFVSVLCEVNTRKHVNKLNEGGLGIDLGIKDFAVRSDGKVHKNINKTAKLKKLEKKLKREQRSLSRKYENLKKRGEKTVAKRANINKNILRVQKQHVRLSNIRTEYVKWVVNELVKAKPMYITIENLNVKGMMKNKHLSRSVAEQCFYMFKTWLIAKCKEYGIELRQVDRFYPSSKLCSCCGQKKVDLKLSDRIYECDCGNIMNRDLNASINLLQAKEYTILT, from the coding sequence ATGAAAAAAGCATACTTTATTGAGATTAAGCCGACAACTCAACAAATAGCTAAAATCAACCAAACCATCGGAGTGTGTAGGTATGTCTACAATCTTTATCTTGCCAAAAACAAAGAATTGTATCAAAGAGAGAAAAAGTTTATGAGTGGTTATGACTTCTCTAAATGGTTGAATAATATCCACACAAAAGAATACGATAAATGGATCAAAGAAGTATCTAGCAAAGCTGTTAAGCAAGCCATCATGAATGGTGATAAGGCTTTTAATAGATTTTTCAAAGGGTTGTCTAAATTTCCTAGCTACAAGAAAAAGAAAAATCAAAATGTCAAATGTTATTTCCCTAAGAACAATAAAACTGATTGGACTGTAGAAAGGCACAGAATAAAAATCCCAACGATTGGTTGGATAAAATTAAAAGAGTATGGTTATATCCCGAAAGATGCGATTGTAAAAAGTGGAACTGTTTCTCAACAGGCAGGAAGGTATTTTGTATCTGTCCTTTGTGAAGTGAATACAAGAAAACATGTAAACAAATTAAATGAAGGTGGTCTAGGCATCGACTTAGGCATAAAAGATTTTGCTGTTCGTAGTGATGGTAAAGTCCACAAAAACATTAATAAAACAGCAAAGTTGAAGAAATTAGAGAAGAAATTAAAACGTGAACAACGCTCTTTGTCACGCAAATACGAAAATCTAAAAAAGAGAGGTGAAAAAACTGTTGCTAAAAGAGCAAATATAAACAAAAACATTCTTAGAGTACAAAAGCAACATGTTCGACTATCAAACATACGAACAGAGTATGTAAAATGGGTTGTGAATGAATTGGTGAAAGCCAAGCCAATGTATATCACAATTGAGAATTTAAACGTAAAAGGGATGATGAAAAATAAGCATTTATCTAGATCAGTCGCAGAACAATGTTTTTATATGTTTAAAACATGGCTAATAGCAAAATGCAAAGAATATGGTATTGAATTACGCCAAGTAGACAGATTCTATCCATCTTCTAAATTGTGCTCATGTTGCGGTCAAAAGAAAGTTGATTTAAAGCTATCTGACCGAATATATGAATGCGATTGCGGAAACATCATGAATAGAGATTTAAATGCATCTATCAACCTTTTACAAGCAAAAGAATATACAATACTAACTTAA
- a CDS encoding MFS transporter encodes MLFQNKIFRYLFLSYGVSLLGSSFSTIAINFWVLETTGSARIMFVFFMVVLAINVLFGGVAGTFADRYDRRTIMWVCDLLNAAIIFVVAACMYTSFTSIPFLIVLFGLQVFIGLFHGPAFQASLSNIVEKENMSKATGAITIMDNISRISGLALGGLFIGLFGSFTAFLVNTCTYILSAGFVLMAGVIPQSHLAVEHDGKLQEKKSFFKDFKEGLQLLVKEPFIRSVLILFPILGSSFTMALMMIQVTAVQTWKAKGWEFGLIEACIPFGYILGSLVIMKLDTRIQRKGYWIFGGFLLIGPIYYCISEIEYISYVYPFIILLGFMFAVSTLLVNIALRVQTAPAIQGRVFGFLGMLHSVFGTIAVGVGTFFADIAGPQTVLAVTSLALMILALVLTATLKPLRELGKKKPKSIVEVGV; translated from the coding sequence ATGCTGTTTCAAAATAAAATATTTCGTTATTTATTCCTAAGCTATGGTGTTTCGTTACTTGGAAGCAGTTTTTCGACCATCGCTATTAACTTTTGGGTGTTAGAAACGACAGGAAGCGCTAGAATCATGTTTGTATTTTTCATGGTTGTTTTAGCTATTAATGTATTATTCGGGGGAGTGGCAGGAACCTTTGCTGATCGCTATGACCGCCGTACCATCATGTGGGTGTGTGATTTACTGAATGCAGCTATCATTTTCGTTGTAGCAGCTTGTATGTATACATCCTTTACATCCATTCCATTTCTCATCGTTTTATTTGGACTGCAAGTCTTTATCGGACTATTCCATGGTCCTGCATTTCAAGCCTCATTAAGCAACATAGTAGAAAAAGAGAATATGTCAAAAGCGACAGGTGCTATTACAATTATGGATAATATTTCTCGTATTAGTGGATTGGCTCTTGGCGGGTTATTTATTGGATTGTTTGGAAGTTTTACTGCCTTTTTAGTAAATACATGTACCTATATATTATCGGCAGGATTCGTTTTGATGGCAGGGGTCATTCCACAATCTCATCTTGCAGTAGAACATGATGGCAAGCTTCAAGAGAAAAAGTCTTTTTTTAAGGATTTTAAGGAAGGTTTACAATTGCTTGTAAAAGAACCTTTCATTCGTTCCGTACTTATTCTTTTTCCGATTTTAGGATCATCATTTACAATGGCGTTAATGATGATTCAAGTAACAGCTGTTCAAACATGGAAGGCGAAGGGATGGGAGTTTGGCTTGATAGAAGCTTGTATTCCATTCGGTTATATTCTGGGGTCACTCGTTATTATGAAATTAGATACACGAATCCAGCGAAAAGGATATTGGATCTTTGGCGGTTTTTTATTAATTGGGCCCATTTACTATTGCATTTCGGAAATCGAATATATCTCTTACGTATACCCGTTTATTATTTTACTTGGCTTTATGTTTGCTGTCTCAACTCTGCTTGTTAACATTGCTTTGCGTGTGCAAACCGCACCTGCTATTCAAGGTAGAGTATTTGGTTTTTTAGGGATGTTACACAGTGTATTTGGAACAATTGCAGTGGGAGTTGGAACATTTTTTGCTGACATTGCAGGACCGCAAACAGTTTTGGCAGTTACTAGTCTTGCTTTGATGATATTGGCTCTCGTATTGACAGCTACATTAAAACCTTTACGGGAACTGGGAAAAAAGAAACCGAAGTCAATCGTTGAAGTGGGGGTATAG